One genomic window of Cercospora beticola chromosome 5, complete sequence includes the following:
- a CDS encoding uncharacterized protein (antiSMASH:Cluster_17~MEROPS:MER0000338~SMCOG1075:alkaline serine protease, subtilase family), whose protein sequence is MRSFLNILLALPAVLGAATVDKRQTADTVSGSWIARVQDNSPLSTVLNTLRLTTNIVPKHQYNFGTFRGFAFDGDESLVDLVASIPLIASIEPDTTVRASAPVVEKRALVQQTPAEYGLVRISRRARGGNTYTYDNTAGAGSFIYVIDTGVNAGHQEFGGRAVNGANFVATEPLIATDLNGHGTHCSGTAAGATYGVSKRANVIAVKVLGALGTGLNSGVLAGIDWAVNNARQNGRTGRSVFSLSLGGGFSQQTNDAVKAATDAGIFVAVAAGNDGADARQTSPASEPSVFTVGATDANDNRASFSNFGPVVDGFAPGVDIKSAWIGSRTATNTISGTSMACPHVAGLAAYLIGLEGPRSPAALAARIKSLATTGVIVNAGAGSPNTLVYNGSGQ, encoded by the exons ATGCGATCTTTCCTCAACATCCTTCTGGCTCTGCCAGCTGTGCTTGGTGCCGCCACTGTCGACAAGAGACAAACCGCAGACACCGTCTCTGGAAGTTGGATTGCCCGCGTTCAAGACAACTCCCCACTCTCAACCGTACTGAACACTCTCCGTCTCACGACCAACATTGTGCCCAAGCACCAGTACAACTTCGGTACCTTCCGTGGCTTCGCTTTCGATGGCGACGAGTCACTCGTCGACCTTGTCGCCAGCATCCCCCTGATCGCAAGCATTGAGCCAGACACCACAGTCCGTGCCTCAGCTCCTGTTGTTGAGAAGCGTGCTCTCGTCCAGCAGACTCCTGCCGAGTACGGACTTGTCCGCATCTCCCGCCGCGCTCGCGGAGGCAACACCTACACCTACGACAACACCGCTGGCGCTGGAAGCTTTATCTACGTGATCGATACTGGTGTCAATGCTGGTCACCAGGAGTTCGGCGGCCGTGCTGTCAACGGAGCCAACTTCGTCGCGACTGAGCCTCTTATCGCTACTGATCTCAACGGCCACGGAACACACTGCTCTGgaactgctgctggtgcaacATACGGTGTGAGCAAGCGTGCCAACGTCATCGCCGTGAAGGTTCTCGGTGCTCTT GGAACTGGATTGAACTCCGGAGTCCTTGCTGGTATCGACTGGGCTGTCAACAACGCCCGCCAGAATGGCCGCACCGGTCGCTCCGTCTTCTCCTTGTCTTTGGGCGGTGGCTTCTCTCAACAAACCAACGACGCAGTCAAGGCCGCCACTGATGCTggcatcttcgtcgctgtcgctgccggTAACGACGGCGCTGATGCTCGCCAAacctctccagcttctgagCCTTCCGTCTTCACTGTCGGCGCCACCGATGCCAACGACAATCGTGCcagcttctccaacttcggcCCAGTTGTTGATGGTTTCGCCCCAGGTGTCGATATCAAGTC TGCTTGGATCGGTAGCCGCACCGCCACCAACACCATCTCCGGCACTTCCATGGCCTGCCCTCACGTCGCCGGTCTCGCAGCTTACCTCATCGGCCTTGAGGGCCCACGCTcacctgctgctcttgccgCTCGCATCAAATCTCTTGCTACCACTGGTGTTATCGTCAACGCTGGTGCCGGTAGCCCGAACACCCTTGTGTACAACGGTTCTGGACAGTAG
- the GCH1_1 gene encoding GTP cyclohydrolase 1 (antiSMASH:Cluster_17), protein MASTDNFVLTTERLIEHDNTVASVRGLDSHGLSTPEHSNCIQNIRAESAEQIAEVTNPLLTRSSFFEVDRLRQPSSGSESFMGGESEHASKRLEKMRGAVRTLLECVGENPDREGLLATPSRYAEALLFLTQGYRVDVESIVNKALFREAHHEMVIVKDIEIHSMCEHHLVPFIGKMHIGYIPNGVVIGLSKLPRIAEMFSRRLQIQERLTKQVAYTVNDIVKPQGVGVVMESCHLCMVMRGVEKTGTSTITSCVLGCFDELKTRNEFLSLIGVARA, encoded by the exons atggccagcaCCGACAACTTCGTTTTGACCACTGAGAGGCTCATCGAACATGACAATACTGTTGCTTCAGTGCGTGGCCTCGATAGCCATGGACTGTCTACTCCAGAACATTCCAATTGTATTCAGAATATCAGGGCCGAGTCTGCGGAGCAGATCGCCGAGGTAACAAACCCATTGCTGACCCGATCGTCATTTTTCGAGGTTGACAGGTTGAGGCAGCCAAGCAGCGGCTCCGAAAGCTTCATGGGTGGAGAGTCTGAACATGCAAGCAAGCGCTTGGAAAAGATGCGTGGGGCCGTTAGAACACTGCTCGAATGTGTGGGCGAGAATCCCGATCGAGAGGGCCTGCTTGCCACTCCGTCAAGGTATGCGGAGGCTTTGTTGTTCCTGACACAAGGTTATCGAGTCGACGTCGAAAGCATTGTCAACAAAGCCCTGTTCCGCGAGGCTCACCATGAGATGGTCATTGTCAAGGACATCGAGATCCACAGCATGTGCGAGCACCATCTCGTCCCTTTCATTGGAAAG ATGCACATTGGCTACATTCCGAATGGCGTCGTCATCGGACTTTCCAAGCTACCACGTATCGCCGAGATGTTCTCCCGTAGGCTGCAGATCCAAGAGCGATTGACCAAACAAGTGGCATATACTGTCAACGATATTGTCAAGCCGCAAGGCGTCGGTGTTGTTATGGAGTCCTGCCATTTGTGCATGGTCATGCGAGGTGTTGAGAAGACTGGTACTAGTACCATTACGAGCTGCGTCCTCGGTTGCTTCGATGAGTTAAAGACGCGCAACGAATTCCTGAGCCTCATTGGCGTGGCAAGAGCTTGA
- a CDS encoding uncharacterized protein (antiSMASH:Cluster_17): MPDIDWSDVFGPAPQRQSSASNAKDLDAATNEFRSISDRALKLRKRLTRSHAVGLEESALASPLLQEVEESRIVSQNVDAVLKVVDEILREKREKRIAEESIVKWPWHDTMMARMRARPSVKNKDLPRQGADVKEEAELKSFSKERSSTSTIKRQSGNPNRSAHQGLSNAPPKRSHVQSTSRAELQSLAQPRQSSCIRSHSSSLYSRSTNDTASHRSVRRELGLSTASTETYTASDDPMIAWPWPSTIVQAATGRSSTTSSLSRAKMGSPPPTNVYHT, translated from the coding sequence ATGCCGGACATAGACTGGTCAGATGTGTTCGGTCCTGCGCCGCAACGACAATCCTCCGCGTCCAACGCTAAGGATCTCGATGCGGCGACCAACGAATTTCGATCCATATCCGACCGAGCGTTGAAGCTCCGCAAAAGGTTGACCCGCTCACATGCAGTCGGTCTCGAGGAAAGTGCACTCGCCAGTCCTCTGCTCCAAGAGGTCGAAGAAAGCCGAATAGTCAGCCAGAATGTGGACGCTGTGCTGAAAGTTGTCGACGAGATTTTGCGggagaagagagagaagagaatcGCAGAGGAATCAATTGTGAAATGGCCTTGGCACGACACCATGATGGCGAGAATGCGTGCAAGACCGAGCGTGAAGAATAAAGATCTGCCCAGGCAGGGCGCAGACGTTAAAGAAGAGGCAGAGCTGAAGAGCTTCTCGAAAGAACGATCATCCACGTCAACTATAAAGCGTCAATCGGGTAACCCCAATCGTAGTGCGCACCAGGGACTCTCGAATGCTCCGCCGAAGCGCTCGCATGTTCAAAGTACGTCGAGGGCGGAGCTTCAAAGCCTTGCGCAACCACGACAGTCATCATGCATCAGAAGCCACTCGTCGAGCTTGTACAGCCGTTCTACTAACGACACGGCATCCCATCGTTCCGTACGAAGAGAGCTGGGCTTATCGACTGCGTCAACGGAGACATATACGGCATCTGACGATCCAATGATCGCATGGCCTTGGCCTTCGACCATTGTACAAGCAGCAACCGGAAGATCGAGTACGACCTCTTCGTTGAGCCGAGCAAAGATGGGCTCGCCTCCACCTACGAACGTCTATCATACTTGA